One genomic segment of Gottschalkia acidurici 9a includes these proteins:
- the sdaAA gene encoding L-serine ammonia-lyase, iron-sulfur-dependent, subunit alpha: MFNFRYGHELIELTKKHNKKISEITIEREIELYGLTREQVIDRMKANLEVMRSSATKGLNEEVKSVGGIIGGDAKRVMDYIKSGKKTLCGDTVNKAAAMALSSSEVNASMGKICASATAGSCGIVPAAVLTAAEVYGSTEEEIINALFTASGVGIIIATNATVSGAEGGCQAECGAAAAMAAAAMVEMAGGTPEQGLHAGAAAIKNILGLVCDPIAGLVEAPCAKRNSSGVVNAMISTDLAMAGVKSVIPFDEVVEAMYEVGKSLPMELRETALGGVAATKTGKELERKIFGDRN, translated from the coding sequence ATGTTTAACTTTAGATATGGACATGAGTTAATTGAATTAACTAAAAAGCATAACAAAAAAATATCAGAAATTACAATAGAGAGAGAAATCGAATTATACGGATTAACTAGAGAACAAGTAATAGATAGAATGAAAGCTAACTTAGAAGTTATGAGATCTTCTGCTACAAAGGGATTGAACGAAGAGGTTAAAAGTGTTGGTGGAATTATAGGTGGAGATGCTAAAAGAGTTATGGACTACATTAAGTCAGGTAAGAAAACTCTTTGTGGAGATACAGTTAATAAAGCAGCTGCAATGGCTTTATCATCATCAGAAGTAAATGCTTCTATGGGAAAAATATGTGCTTCAGCAACGGCAGGATCGTGTGGAATAGTACCGGCTGCTGTATTGACAGCTGCAGAAGTATACGGATCAACTGAAGAAGAAATAATAAATGCACTATTTACAGCTTCAGGAGTAGGTATAATAATAGCTACTAACGCAACTGTTTCAGGTGCAGAAGGTGGATGTCAGGCTGAGTGTGGAGCTGCTGCTGCAATGGCTGCTGCTGCGATGGTAGAAATGGCTGGAGGTACACCAGAACAAGGATTACATGCAGGAGCTGCTGCCATTAAAAATATATTAGGACTTGTTTGTGACCCAATAGCAGGACTAGTTGAAGCACCATGTGCTAAGCGTAACTCATCAGGAGTTGTAAATGCTATGATATCAACAGACCTTGCAATGGCTGGAGTAAAAAGCGTAATTCCATTTGATGAAGTTGTAGAAGCTATGTATGAAGTGGGTAAATCATTACCAATGGAATTAAGAGAAACAGCACTTGGTGGAGTTGCTGCTACTAAAACTGGTAAAGAATTAGAAAGAAAAATATTTGGTGATAGAAACTAA
- the thiD gene encoding bifunctional hydroxymethylpyrimidine kinase/phosphomethylpyrimidine kinase, with protein MKNVLTIAGSDCSGGAGIQADLKTFSAHGVYGMSVITAITVQNTQGVFGIQDITDDIIEGQIKVIFEDIEVDAVKVGMVSKVPTIKAISKKLREYNPSNIVIDPVMISKSGFDLLSPEAKKALIENLLPIATVVTPNLPEATAITGMEINNIQDMKKAAKIMHSFGCKNVLIKGGHLEDDATDILFDGNEFYLFHGERIDTKNTHGTGCTLSSSIASNLALGHDIISSVRNAKSYISLAIEHSLDIGKGVGPTNHFYSLYKKAGILDEDRSQ; from the coding sequence ATGAAAAATGTTTTAACTATAGCTGGATCTGATTGTTCTGGTGGAGCTGGTATTCAAGCAGATTTAAAGACCTTCTCAGCACATGGTGTATATGGGATGAGTGTTATAACTGCTATAACTGTTCAAAATACACAGGGGGTTTTTGGAATACAAGATATTACAGATGATATTATAGAAGGTCAGATTAAAGTAATATTTGAAGATATAGAAGTAGATGCAGTTAAAGTTGGAATGGTGTCTAAGGTTCCTACGATTAAGGCTATTTCAAAAAAATTAAGAGAATATAATCCTAGTAATATAGTGATAGATCCCGTTATGATTTCTAAAAGTGGATTTGACTTACTTAGTCCTGAAGCTAAAAAAGCTTTAATAGAAAATCTTCTTCCTATTGCTACAGTAGTTACTCCTAATCTTCCAGAGGCTACGGCTATAACTGGTATGGAGATTAATAATATACAAGATATGAAAAAAGCAGCTAAAATAATGCATTCTTTTGGTTGTAAAAATGTGTTAATAAAGGGTGGTCATTTAGAAGACGATGCTACAGACATATTGTTTGATGGAAATGAGTTTTATTTGTTTCATGGTGAAAGAATAGATACTAAAAACACTCATGGAACTGGATGTACACTGTCGTCTTCTATAGCGTCTAACTTAGCTCTAGGGCACGATATAATATCTTCAGTTAGAAATGCGAAAAGCTATATAAGTTTAGCAATAGAGCATTCTTTAGATATAGGTAAAGGTGTTGGCCCTACTAATCATTTTTATAGTCTATATAAGAAAGCTGGTATTTTAGATGAAGATAGAAGTCAGTAA
- a CDS encoding ATP-binding protein, which produces MRTDSFVLYGLSKYESIIDKIIEDIRCHDNYFDVKLILTEALTNAFNHGNKKDDEKPIYLRYEYECQDRYVKFEIEDSGDIARNIVMSRELSDDNILNNSGRGLFLINCIADEVYFQENTIVIQKN; this is translated from the coding sequence TTGAGAACAGATAGCTTTGTATTGTATGGTTTATCTAAATATGAAAGCATTATTGACAAAATAATTGAAGATATTAGATGTCATGACAATTACTTTGACGTCAAACTAATTCTTACGGAAGCTCTAACTAATGCTTTTAATCATGGGAACAAAAAAGATGATGAAAAGCCTATATATCTAAGGTATGAATATGAATGTCAAGATAGATATGTAAAATTTGAGATAGAAGACAGTGGGGACATAGCAAGAAATATAGTTATGAGTCGTGAGCTATCAGATGATAATATCTTAAATAATAGTGGTAGAGGATTATTTCTAATAAACTGTATTGCTGATGAGGTGTATTTTCAAGAAAATACGATAGTCATACAAAAAAATTAA
- a CDS encoding DUF1284 domain-containing protein: MDFILRGHHIFCIQGFRGKGYSEDFIHNMSRIIEYLKSDENVKVKIINSPDHICLGCPENIGQELTRKFESDKIYKDKGFCEKEQYVYELDNYVAKVLNIEIGKEYLYKDLLNRIKESLTEKKFDEICGSCQWYSLGYCKESLIPER, from the coding sequence ATGGATTTTATCTTAAGAGGACATCATATATTTTGTATCCAGGGATTTAGAGGAAAAGGTTATAGTGAGGATTTTATACATAACATGAGTAGAATAATAGAATATTTAAAAAGTGATGAGAATGTTAAGGTTAAAATTATAAATAGTCCTGACCATATATGTTTAGGGTGTCCAGAAAACATAGGGCAAGAGCTCACAAGAAAATTTGAATCAGATAAAATATATAAAGATAAGGGATTTTGTGAGAAGGAACAATATGTATATGAATTGGATAACTATGTTGCTAAAGTGCTAAATATAGAAATCGGAAAAGAATATTTATATAAAGACTTATTAAATAGAATAAAAGAAAGTTTGACAGAAAAAAAGTTTGACGAAATATGCGGAAGTTGTCAATGGTACAGCTTAGGTTACTGTAAAGAGAGTCTCATTCCTGAAAGATAG
- the thiM gene encoding hydroxyethylthiazole kinase, which yields MKIEVSKLLLEVRNNNPLVHHITNYVTANDCANIVLAIGGSPVMADDVHEVEEMVSVASSLVINIGTLNSRSIESMIMAGKRANSLNIPVILDPVGIRATELRTKTVNRLLEEIKFSVIRGNMAEIKAIGGESSNIKGVDSMDDTIIDEGIIKNIASNLDTVIAMTGAKDIVTDGSKVCIIDNGVPLLSKVTGTGCMSTSLVGTFCGITNNYYLSSIAGIVSMGLAGEMSYNSLENKSALGSFKVGILDNVSSLTANDIINSGNFYEI from the coding sequence ATGAAGATAGAAGTCAGTAAGCTCCTATTAGAAGTTAGAAATAACAATCCTCTAGTTCACCATATTACAAATTATGTAACTGCAAATGATTGTGCAAATATAGTTTTAGCTATAGGCGGTTCTCCTGTAATGGCTGATGATGTGCATGAAGTAGAAGAAATGGTTTCAGTAGCATCTTCATTAGTTATTAATATAGGTACATTAAATTCAAGATCTATAGAATCTATGATAATGGCAGGAAAAAGAGCAAACTCTTTGAATATACCCGTTATATTAGATCCTGTAGGTATAAGAGCAACCGAATTAAGAACTAAGACTGTTAATAGACTATTAGAAGAAATTAAGTTTTCTGTAATACGTGGAAATATGGCAGAAATAAAAGCTATAGGTGGTGAGTCTAGTAATATTAAAGGTGTTGATTCTATGGACGATACTATTATTGATGAGGGTATTATTAAAAATATTGCGTCAAATTTAGATACAGTTATAGCAATGACAGGAGCTAAAGATATAGTAACTGATGGTAGTAAAGTCTGTATTATAGATAACGGTGTTCCACTTTTATCTAAAGTCACTGGTACAGGATGTATGTCTACATCTTTAGTTGGTACATTTTGTGGTATTACTAATAACTATTACTTATCGAGTATAGCTGGAATAGTCTCTATGGGGTTAGCTGGAGAAATGTCCTATAACTCACTAGAAAATAAAAGTGCTCTTGGAAGCTTTAAAGTCGGCATACTAGATAATGTATCATCCTTAACTGCCAATGATATCATCAATAGCGGAAATTTTTATGAAATTTAA
- a CDS encoding peptidylprolyl isomerase, with amino-acid sequence MENKVLATVNGIEITEQDVQAFLATLGQQAAMQIQSQPDGISRVVNELVNQNLMYLDAVDKELEQDEVFKEELEKTKKNLLIQYSVNKFLIDISATEDEIVKYYNENKEKFKKSETLRASHILVKEEKQANDILEEINNGLSFEDAAEKYSECPSKDRGGDLGEFSRGSMVPEFEEAAFKAEVGETTKPIQTQFGYHIIKVIDRNEESISLLEEVKEQVKQTVISLKQQESFLNRTNELKQKYGVTINL; translated from the coding sequence ATGGAAAATAAAGTACTAGCAACAGTTAATGGAATTGAGATAACAGAGCAAGACGTTCAAGCGTTTCTAGCAACACTAGGACAGCAAGCAGCTATGCAAATACAATCTCAACCTGATGGCATATCTAGAGTAGTAAATGAATTAGTAAATCAAAACTTAATGTATCTAGATGCTGTAGATAAAGAACTAGAACAAGATGAGGTTTTTAAAGAAGAATTAGAAAAAACTAAAAAAAATCTTTTAATTCAATATTCAGTTAATAAGTTTCTAATTGATATATCTGCTACAGAAGATGAAATTGTTAAATACTATAATGAGAATAAAGAAAAGTTTAAAAAGTCAGAGACCTTAAGAGCTAGTCATATATTAGTTAAAGAAGAAAAACAAGCTAACGACATATTAGAAGAAATAAATAACGGCCTATCTTTTGAAGATGCAGCTGAAAAATATTCCGAGTGCCCTTCAAAAGATAGAGGAGGAGATTTAGGAGAATTTTCAAGAGGTAGTATGGTACCAGAATTTGAAGAGGCTGCATTTAAAGCAGAAGTGGGAGAAACAACTAAACCAATACAAACTCAATTTGGATATCATATAATCAAGGTAATCGATAGAAATGAAGAGAGCATAAGTCTACTGGAAGAGGTTAAGGAGCAAGTAAAACAGACGGTGATTAGTCTAAAGCAACAAGAATCATTCTTAAATAGAACAAACGAACTTAAACAAAAGTATGGTGTAACTATTAATTTATAG
- a CDS encoding homocysteine synthase, with product MSERKLGFETLQLHAGQNPDPTTGSRAVPIYQTTSYVFDNSDHAANLFALKEPGNIYTRIMNPTSDVLEQRIAVLEGGVGALAVASGSAAINYSILNIAGAGDEIVAASTLYGGTYNLFSVTLPKIGIKTIFVNPDDPENFRNAITDKTKALFVETIGNPGINIADIEAIASIAHENGIPLIVDNTFGTPYLIRPIEHGADIVVHSATKFIGGHGTSIGGLIIDSGKFDWIASGKFPDLVEPDLSYHGISYAKDVGAAAYITKARVQLLRDTGSSISPFNSFLLLQGLETLSLRVERHVENTRKIVEFLKSHPKVSWVNYPELEDNKYHELAKKYLPNGASSIFTFGIDGDIETAKKFIDSLEIFSLLANVADAKSLVIHPASTTHQQLSEEEQIAAGATPDLIRLSIGLEKADDLIYDLEQALQKAFE from the coding sequence ATGAGTGAAAGAAAATTAGGCTTCGAAACACTACAATTACATGCGGGTCAGAATCCTGATCCTACAACAGGATCAAGAGCGGTACCGATATATCAAACTACATCATATGTATTTGACAACTCTGATCATGCTGCAAATTTATTTGCATTAAAAGAGCCAGGAAATATTTATACAAGAATAATGAATCCTACAAGTGATGTTTTAGAACAAAGAATAGCAGTACTTGAAGGTGGAGTAGGAGCACTTGCAGTAGCATCAGGTTCAGCAGCAATAAACTACTCTATACTTAATATAGCTGGAGCGGGAGATGAAATAGTTGCTGCAAGTACGCTTTATGGTGGAACTTATAACCTATTCTCAGTTACACTTCCAAAGATAGGGATTAAAACTATATTTGTAAATCCTGATGATCCAGAAAATTTTAGAAATGCAATAACAGATAAAACGAAAGCACTATTTGTTGAAACTATAGGAAACCCTGGAATAAACATAGCTGACATAGAAGCAATAGCTAGCATAGCTCATGAAAATGGAATACCATTAATAGTAGATAATACTTTCGGAACACCTTATCTTATAAGACCAATAGAACATGGTGCAGATATAGTAGTACATTCAGCAACCAAGTTTATAGGAGGACACGGAACATCCATAGGAGGGCTTATAATAGACTCAGGTAAATTTGATTGGATTGCAAGTGGCAAGTTTCCAGACCTAGTAGAACCAGATTTAAGTTATCATGGAATAAGTTATGCAAAAGATGTGGGGGCGGCAGCATATATAACTAAAGCAAGAGTTCAACTTTTAAGAGATACTGGCTCTTCTATAAGTCCATTCAACTCATTTTTATTGCTACAAGGGCTAGAAACTTTATCTCTAAGAGTGGAAAGACATGTTGAAAATACTAGAAAGATAGTTGAGTTCTTAAAGAGTCATCCAAAAGTATCTTGGGTGAATTACCCAGAACTTGAAGACAATAAGTATCATGAATTGGCTAAAAAGTATTTACCGAATGGAGCTAGTTCAATATTTACTTTTGGAATTGATGGAGATATCGAAACGGCGAAGAAATTTATAGATAGTTTAGAGATATTCTCATTACTAGCAAATGTGGCAGATGCTAAGTCACTAGTAATACACCCAGCGAGCACAACACATCAGCAATTATCAGAAGAAGAACAAATAGCGGCTGGGGCTACACCAGACTTAATCAGACTATCAATAGGATTAGAAAAAGCAGATGATTTAATATACGACTTAGAACAAGCATTACAAAAAGCATTTGAATAA
- a CDS encoding methyl-accepting chemotaxis protein — protein MKTKLKLKLKMNLKIKLISAIFIAIALSLSVLGVFSYRSTSKSMESSVEENLMNTADGVVSSINQELDSVYRNVEIMSSRQELIDLAKGDISAKEGAFNYLFNIEKDHKDLLLNLLITDVNGNVLVTSEDIQPDMYLGDLEHMKYIIKEGKPAHSDVIIAKADNHQQIISVGYPLVSDGQVVGTMVAALKFENISKHAEKIKIGEKGFAFILDKQGTFIGHPVKEKRSKVKMIDDMGEMDESCKEVVDKMQSGQEGKGYYTYKGMKKFARFIPVDKWILVVEADYDEYMAPAKSIRNDTIFTIIVAIIIATVVAYIFINRNIVNPINQLQKLMNRAGKGDLTVTSNISTKDEIQLLGEDFNNMIEQQSNIVSAIKRNSNELTQTSEELAASIEEMTASNEQVSSNIQDVAGVTISQNDSIVDISEVLVQLSSLIQIAQRRAYMAKDNSKNTIDVASQGRVKLEETVSAIENISNVSSETEGILISLSKISERVSGIIETINNISDQTNLLALNANIEAARAGEHGRGFAVVAEEVRKLSEQTTAESSQISLLVNEMLIDINKAVESMKLSKKAVENGVIVANETDKSFISILEAVEQIGDDIEQIVDITKDEVASSDKIVKLIDTIASTSELITKDSQDIAAVVEEQSAVSQSVASVAEETTAMANELTSLVENFIERGEE, from the coding sequence TTGAAAACAAAATTAAAACTAAAGCTAAAAATGAATCTAAAGATAAAACTAATTTCAGCTATATTCATAGCCATTGCACTATCGTTAAGTGTTTTAGGAGTATTCTCTTATAGGAGTACATCAAAATCTATGGAAAGTAGCGTAGAAGAGAATTTAATGAATACTGCAGATGGAGTAGTCTCATCTATAAATCAGGAACTAGATTCAGTATATAGAAATGTTGAAATTATGAGTTCTCGTCAGGAGCTAATAGATTTAGCTAAAGGAGATATAAGTGCAAAAGAAGGCGCTTTTAATTATTTATTTAACATAGAGAAAGATCATAAAGATTTATTACTTAACTTACTTATAACAGATGTAAATGGAAATGTTTTAGTAACTAGTGAGGATATACAACCAGATATGTACTTAGGGGATCTTGAGCACATGAAATACATAATAAAAGAAGGTAAGCCAGCACATAGTGATGTAATTATAGCTAAAGCAGACAACCATCAGCAAATCATATCGGTTGGATATCCTTTAGTTTCTGATGGACAAGTAGTGGGTACCATGGTTGCAGCTTTAAAATTTGAAAACATATCTAAACACGCTGAAAAAATTAAGATAGGTGAAAAAGGATTTGCATTTATATTAGATAAACAAGGTACTTTCATAGGTCATCCTGTAAAAGAAAAACGCTCTAAAGTTAAGATGATTGATGATATGGGAGAAATGGATGAAAGCTGTAAAGAAGTAGTAGATAAAATGCAGTCAGGACAAGAAGGAAAAGGATACTATACATATAAAGGAATGAAGAAATTCGCAAGATTTATTCCTGTAGACAAGTGGATACTAGTAGTTGAAGCTGACTATGATGAATATATGGCTCCAGCAAAATCTATTAGAAATGACACGATATTCACGATTATAGTAGCAATTATAATAGCTACAGTAGTTGCTTATATTTTCATAAATAGAAATATAGTAAATCCAATAAACCAATTACAAAAACTTATGAATAGAGCTGGAAAGGGAGATTTAACAGTAACGTCGAATATAAGTACAAAAGATGAAATACAATTGTTAGGTGAAGATTTTAATAATATGATTGAGCAACAATCAAATATAGTAAGTGCTATTAAGAGAAATTCTAATGAACTAACCCAAACATCTGAGGAATTAGCAGCTTCTATAGAAGAAATGACGGCATCTAATGAACAAGTATCTTCTAACATACAGGATGTAGCTGGCGTAACTATAAGTCAAAATGACTCTATAGTAGATATATCTGAAGTTCTAGTACAACTTTCAAGCCTTATACAAATAGCACAAAGAAGAGCATATATGGCGAAAGATAATTCTAAAAACACAATAGATGTAGCAAGTCAAGGTAGAGTTAAATTAGAAGAAACCGTAAGTGCTATAGAAAATATTAGTAACGTTTCATCTGAAACAGAAGGCATATTAATATCACTAAGTAAAATCTCTGAAAGAGTAAGTGGAATTATAGAAACTATAAACAATATATCAGATCAAACAAATTTATTAGCATTAAATGCTAATATTGAAGCAGCAAGAGCAGGAGAACATGGTAGAGGATTTGCAGTTGTAGCAGAAGAAGTGCGCAAACTTTCAGAGCAAACTACAGCAGAATCAAGTCAAATATCTTTATTAGTAAATGAAATGTTAATAGATATAAATAAAGCAGTAGAGTCAATGAAACTTAGTAAAAAAGCAGTAGAAAATGGCGTGATTGTTGCTAATGAAACAGATAAATCTTTTATAAGTATTTTAGAAGCTGTAGAACAAATAGGAGATGACATTGAACAAATAGTAGACATTACCAAAGATGAAGTTGCAAGTTCAGATAAAATAGTAAAGCTTATAGATACTATTGCTTCTACCTCTGAATTAATAACAAAAGATAGTCAGGATATAGCTGCAGTTGTAGAAGAACAAAGCGCAGTTTCACAAAGTGTAGCTAGCGTTGCTGAAGAAACAACAGCTATGGCTAATGAGTTAACAAGCCTTGTAGAAAACTTTATAGAGAGAGGTGAAGAATGA
- a CDS encoding STAS domain-containing protein: MSFEKILVSETFAVKEADEIRQKTEELLEKGNREFIFDFSQCNFMDSTGLGVLVSLHKRCSEMNGRVKIESVYNRDVLKIFELTRLDKVFGL; the protein is encoded by the coding sequence TTGAGTTTTGAAAAAATATTAGTATCAGAAACATTTGCAGTAAAAGAAGCTGATGAAATAAGACAAAAGACAGAAGAGCTATTAGAGAAAGGAAATAGAGAATTTATTTTTGATTTTAGTCAATGTAACTTTATGGATAGTACAGGACTTGGTGTATTAGTTTCACTCCATAAAAGATGCAGTGAAATGAATGGAAGGGTAAAGATAGAGTCAGTCTATAATAGAGATGTGTTGAAAATATTTGAACTAACAAGACTAGATAAAGTCTTTGGATTATAG
- the thiW gene encoding energy coupling factor transporter S component ThiW: MKTRKLVLSSLLIAIGALSSNLIYIPIGPSKCFPVQHIINVVCGVTLGPFYAVINAFITSLIRVSWGTGSLLAFPGSMVGAFLSGLAFKYTRSLGGALIGEVLGTGVLGALIAYPISTFILGQNVSVFFFITPFMMSTVVGSIIAYVVLKVLLSKNKFLNFKGV; this comes from the coding sequence TTGAAAACAAGAAAATTAGTTTTATCTTCACTACTTATTGCAATAGGAGCACTTAGTTCCAATCTAATATATATTCCTATTGGACCATCTAAATGTTTTCCTGTTCAGCACATAATAAACGTTGTTTGTGGGGTAACTTTAGGACCATTTTATGCAGTAATAAATGCATTCATAACATCTCTTATTAGAGTCTCATGGGGTACAGGCTCTCTACTTGCATTTCCTGGCAGTATGGTAGGTGCGTTTCTATCAGGTTTAGCTTTTAAATATACCAGGTCTTTAGGTGGGGCATTAATTGGCGAAGTCTTGGGTACAGGTGTCCTAGGTGCACTAATAGCATATCCTATATCTACTTTTATACTTGGTCAAAATGTTTCTGTATTCTTCTTTATAACACCTTTTATGATGAGTACTGTAGTTGGAAGTATAATTGCATATGTGGTTTTAAAAGTTCTATTATCAAAAAATAAATTTCTAAATTTCAAGGGGGTATAA
- a CDS encoding MarR family winged helix-turn-helix transcriptional regulator: MKTFEESSLDFLLNNVIRLHYIRTHELLEKISLYPGQPRVLHALWTKDGLSQKELGERLNIKPSTVTVMINRMEKCGLVKRIQDENDLRVSKIYLCEKGEKLKDDAAEVLKDVNDKTFFGFTSEEKEIMSNFLNRMYKNLSK; this comes from the coding sequence ATGAAAACATTTGAAGAATCTTCTTTAGATTTTTTACTTAATAATGTAATTAGACTACACTATATTCGTACTCACGAGTTATTAGAAAAGATAAGTCTTTATCCTGGACAACCCAGAGTTTTGCATGCATTATGGACAAAAGATGGACTGAGCCAAAAGGAGCTAGGAGAGAGATTAAATATAAAACCATCAACTGTAACAGTAATGATAAATAGGATGGAAAAGTGTGGATTAGTAAAGCGTATTCAAGATGAAAATGATTTGCGTGTATCAAAGATCTACTTGTGTGAAAAAGGTGAGAAACTAAAAGATGATGCTGCAGAAGTTCTTAAAGATGTAAATGATAAAACTTTTTTTGGATTTACTTCAGAAGAAAAAGAGATTATGAGCAATTTCTTAAATCGTATGTATAAAAATTTAAGCAAATAG
- the pdxS gene encoding pyridoxal 5'-phosphate synthase lyase subunit PdxS, which produces MNILERYNIEGKNLAEKLKGGVIMDVTNAEQAKIAEAAGACAVMALERVPADIRAEGGIARMSDPKLIKEIQDAVSIPVMAKVRIGHFVEAQIIEALEVDFVDESEVLTPADDKLHIDKKEFKVPFVCGAKNLGEALRRIGEGAAMIRTKGEPGTGDVVEAVKHMRAMNSEINKLSSMEKEEIMNYAKEISAPYDLVQYVHENKKLPVVNFAAGGVATPADAAMMMQLGCDGVFVGSGIFKSGDPVKRAEAIVKAVKNYNNPKVLAEVSENLGEAMVGINVSTMSEEDRMANRGW; this is translated from the coding sequence TTGAACATATTAGAAAGATACAATATAGAAGGTAAGAATTTAGCTGAAAAATTAAAGGGTGGAGTTATAATGGATGTTACTAATGCAGAACAGGCAAAAATTGCTGAAGCTGCAGGAGCTTGTGCTGTTATGGCTTTAGAAAGAGTTCCAGCTGATATAAGAGCAGAAGGTGGAATAGCTAGAATGTCAGATCCGAAATTAATAAAAGAAATCCAAGATGCTGTATCAATTCCAGTAATGGCTAAAGTAAGAATAGGACATTTTGTTGAAGCTCAAATAATAGAGGCACTTGAAGTAGATTTTGTTGACGAGAGTGAAGTACTAACTCCAGCAGACGATAAGCTGCATATAGATAAAAAGGAATTTAAAGTACCATTTGTATGTGGAGCAAAAAATTTAGGAGAAGCACTTAGAAGAATTGGAGAAGGTGCTGCTATGATAAGAACCAAGGGAGAACCAGGAACAGGAGATGTAGTAGAAGCTGTTAAGCATATGAGAGCCATGAATTCAGAAATAAATAAACTTTCATCTATGGAGAAAGAAGAAATAATGAATTACGCTAAAGAAATATCAGCACCATATGATTTAGTACAGTATGTACATGAGAATAAAAAGCTTCCAGTAGTAAACTTTGCAGCAGGTGGAGTAGCTACGCCAGCAGATGCTGCTATGATGATGCAATTGGGTTGTGATGGGGTTTTTGTTGGATCTGGTATATTTAAATCAGGAGATCCAGTTAAAAGAGCGGAAGCAATAGTAAAAGCAGTGAAAAATTATAATAATCCTAAGGTATTAGCTGAAGTTTCCGAAAACTTAGGAGAAGCAATGGTTGGAATAAATGTATCTACTATGTCGGAAGAAGATAGAATGGCTAATAGAGGCTGGTAA